A stretch of DNA from Arachis hypogaea cultivar Tifrunner chromosome 19, arahy.Tifrunner.gnm2.J5K5, whole genome shotgun sequence:
aaaacttgttTGGTCTATATATCTAATGATTTGTGTATACAAAATATCAActactatctatatatatatatatatataatatttttaatgtatatttttatattttaatatacacaAAACATGATTAATTTATGAAAATAACACATGTGATAATATAAAACTATCCCTaatgtatttaattattaatttattataacttaTTGATGTGTACTTTAGTAcctgaaataaagattccatatCAATATATGAAAAAGGACCATTATAATTTTGTCAATATAAATTGCAGCACATGGCATTTTAATCATGATACATGAGTCCAAAAATACAAGCCGTTTTCTCTGGACGACTaatgtttttttaatttgtataaactTTTTAAGAATAGAGAATCCTTGACACAAGTTAAAATGTTTTCCAAATATTGGTTAGAATGATAAGTATTTTGATTTTTGTCAATGAAGActctaaaaatttaaagaaaaagttttttatgaaaaaaaaaagttttatccTTTTTATAAGACTTtagttatgaatttaattttgatgtactgtgaatatttttttttacgatATTCTCCACCCgacaaattaagaattaatttattgCGGATCGAAACTCCATTTAAAAGTTTATTACTGGTCAAAACGGAATTCAAACCCCGACACTAGTGAGCTAACTAGTAGACAAACCTAACTTGCTTCATGCAGGATCAATGTAAAGTAACTTTACACGTACATTCAATTACATAATGtcacatcataaaaaataattactatttTTATTCACCGCGTGAACGATCGTTCAAAAGAAtggatgtgattttttttttctaaaattaggaATGAAACTCAAATCCATAACCTGTAGGTGAGGATAGGGAGAttactatgccatttgagctgtAACTAGTTGGCAAAGAACAGATATGATTGCAAGACTGTGTAAAATTACACTGCATCAAAATTAAGATCAAACCAAATTAATtgaatttctaataataaaattcgAATGTGAATAGTTGAATAATCGACATTAAGAAAAGATTATTGTAAAACATACTATCTATCTGAAGTGTCAACATATATAACGAGTATGTGTGTGTCTAGTGTGTGAACATAACCTTAAAGAATGCTTCAAGAACAACTAATAGTGACATTTGTTTTTTGAAGCCCTTGAATTTCATTATTCCCTATTTTCTAAGTCGAATATATATGTCCGCGCCAAAGCAAGGTCCGTTCTCCAGCGGCCGAGAAATCTCGGCCGCTGAAGAGGGAAAGAATAAGGAAGGTGGTGGACATAGTAGAAAGGAGAAGAAGGTTCCTTGGATGAAGCTATTCTCATTTGCTGATTTTTATGATTGTGTTTTAATGAGTGTTGGATCCATTGGGGCATGTGTTCATGGTGCTTCTGttcctgttttctttattttctttggaAACATGATCAATGTTACTGGCTTGGCTTTCCTTCATCCCAAACAAGCTTCTCATCAAGTTGCCAAGgtttgtttaattaatttttgtgctTTTATACATCTTATTATATCAACATACTCCATACAAAACATTATAGTAAACACATATAATGGTAGCTATGTTAACTATATAATTTTGACGGTGAAAATTCGAGTACACTCAATTTTAACTACACGTAAATTTTcaccttatatattatatgccagaaaatattaatattttttctattttgcaGTATTCGTTGGATTTTGTGTATCTAAGCATAGTAATATTGTTTGCGTCTTGGACAGGTATGAACAATTTTAGGGttaaataagttttttattttcatgtatatcattttagtttattaaaatttaaaacttcatttattttaaatttgagtttaattttgatgcacacaGTCGTGCAATTACATCCGTTTTCTTAGATAACCATTGACACGGTCAatgtaaaaagtaattatttttactgGTGTGGATTGGATGCAcatgtaaaactactttacattTGACAGTGCAtcgatcaaaattaaattctgtaAATTTTGTGGTTAATTTGCTATGTTGAATGTTGATATAACAAACATAAATGTTACTTAATAAGAATTTCTGTTAGTGTTATTTAATTGCCTAATTTTGATTCATTATTGAGTATGAAAATACAGAGGTTGCTTGTTGGATGCACAGTGGGGAACGTCAAGCAGCAAAGATGAGAATGGCTTATTTAAGATCAATATTGAATCAAGATATTACTTTATTTGATACAAATGCATCAAGTGCTGAACTTATTTCTGCTATTACAACTGACATTATTCTTGTTCAAGATGCACTATCTGAAAAGGTATACTctaataattttttcttaaaaaaaataagtttaattttaatgtattcacgacataaaatattttatacggtTGTGTAATCACATTGTATTTTTGGATAACTATTCACGCGGTCAATAAAAATACTAGTTACTTTTGATAATATGGTGTTACGTGATTGGATACACGTGTAAAATTGTTTTACActgacatcaaaattaaattctaaaaaaattagataataaaCAAGTTTCACTTTTACTCTCCAATTTTCCACCCTTAAAATGTTGATTAATATTTCTGTCTCTATATCCATTGTgattgataataaataaataagttattcTAATATGATTACATTAcggtaattataatattttaaaaaatattgctaaaattaaaataacattttttttattgttaaataacactttttaaaaagtgttgcttaaaaaaatactatcaagatataaaaaaaaaaaatatgactaTAATTATAACAGTGTTTGCATAGTCACCATAAATACCGTAACATAGTATTAAAATCAACCTAAACATATAAGTGGATTTAATTTGCAGGCAGGAAATTTCTTGCACTATATAAGCAGATTTGTAGCAGGGTTTGCCATTGGGTTCGCTAGAGTGTGGCAGATAAGTTTGGTAACACTTGCAATTGTACCCTTAATAGCCCTTGCTGGAGGTGCTTATGCATATGTCTCATTTGGCCTACTTTCCAAACTTAAAAAATCCTATCTTAGGGCTGGTGAGATTGCTCAAGAGGTATACTTATAgttacatatattatttttagaaaaagagtGAATACTCCATCCGGTTCTtcacaattatctcgaaaggacgagactcctaagaaaaaaaaaacacacaattcggtcattaatttttttttgggacaGATTAGCTCCTGTgccaaaaaaataacattgacttttttttgcacaGGAGTCTCGTTGTCCTTTTGAGGTAATTGTCAGAGgtcaaattgaatttttttttgtcaaagacTTCGTTGTCTTTTTTAaggtaattgtcaggggctgttttagatttttcttttagAAAGGATATCTTCTAAAGTAGAAATGTTTGGTAAAATAAGaatgtaaataattaatttttattgaatttatagtttttattatatataaattttattatcttgATTTAAATGtgaatagattttttatttttaaagagaaaaagagtttgttgaataaataaatactcaactttggtttttgaaatttactttgaattttaaattgacccttaaatttttaattgtcttATTTTAAACTCCAAATTTTTACTGTATGGTTCATGCTAGTTCTTTGAGTGATTTTTGTTAATGTTGTATTGGAGTTGAAATCCATTTTGGCCCCCTGAAATTTTTGATCGGCCTCAATTTTGACCTCCAAATTTATAGTTACTCAATTAACACCTCCAAATATTGGATTGTGCCCCACGCTTACCCCTGTAGCTATCTTCGTTAATGGAGATTTGATGTGACACGTTAAGCTGACAGAGTGTGTATCCATGTGCACCAAACTTGCTAGAATGGATGTTTAATGGGAGTGAATGACGTGACAAAAGTTGAATGAACTCAATTTGCAGCCCTCTTTTTTCAATATGTTCGAGACTTTACTGGAGAAATTTAGTTTATTCAACTTTTGTCACATCATTCACTCATCACACATCCATTCTAGCAAGTTGGGTGCCACGTAGATACACATTCTATCAACTTAATGTGCCATATCAGATCTCCGTTAATGGAGATAGCTACAGGAGCAAACGTGGGTCACAATCTAATATTTACGGGTGTTAATTGGGTAACTATAAATTTGGGGATCGAAATTGAGGCCGATCAAAAATTTCAGGGACCAAAATAGATTTCAACTCTGTTGTATTGATATAAAGACCAATGCTACATGCCAGAATCGTATGATTTCGACCACATGTAACGAAATGTCAATAAGTAACATGTAACATTTTAATATAGATAATTATGTTACATGTCATAACACGATTTATTCACGTATTAGTTTAATAATATCCATGATTTATTTACATGTCCTTGAAATATTATCATTACAAATAATTCACTTAAATATGTCTAATATGCATGAAAAAGTTTTTATACACGTCCCATTTACAATTGATTCAGGTGATAGGAAATGTGAGAACAGTGCAAGCATTCTCAGGAGAAGAAAGAGCAGTGAAATCATACAAAGCAGCATTGATGGACACATATAAAAATGGCAGAAAAGCAGGTTTAGCAAAAGGTCTAGGACTAGGGTCTATGCACTGTGTCCTTTTCCTATCATGGGCTTTGCTTGTTTGGTTCACTAGCATTGTTGTTCATAAGAAAATTGCCAATGGTGCTGTCTCTTTCACTACCATGCTCAACGTTGTCATCTCTGGCCTGTAAGCTTAATTATTCTCTCTGCTATCCACTAATTATCCACTTTCATAATGTAGTAACTAAatcagaatttaattttgatatacagacaatgtaaaatagttttacatgtgcattAAGTAAAAATAACTACCTTTCATATTAACCACGTaaataattatccaaaaaaaCGGATGTGATTGCACGAGTGTGTAAAATACTTTACATtgttagtgcatcaaaattaaactcgttAAAAGAACCATGCTTTTACTTAATTTGGCCTAGAATCCTCTCACTTAATTTATATTCAAATAGATTAACTTTAGAATACTTATTATTTAGTAGTtcatatttattaagaaaattaaatttttctttattttaatatatttcagTTATAATCATAGATATTTATCATGTGATTGCAACAATCACAAAGTGATGTACTATAGTTTAGGATTATTCTGTCTTATTGTTCGACAAAAATTTCGACAGTAATTACcgtaaaaaaaaatctaacagtAATTTCGACAGTAATATTAAACGGTTTTTTATAGTGTACGTGAACATTTTTATTGATATCGTTAACTTAAAAATGTATAATTGAAACATATTTTAATATTAGACTAGATAAAATTGACACAAATTTTcatcataaataattttaaactctTCAAAAATGTTTCAcatttaacaaaaaaaacataGTTACCTTTATTTAATCAATCTTAAAATAATTCATCTAATCTAATTCTAAGCTATTTGTTAGAAATTTCTTCTAAGGAGTAAGTTGCAATGTTGCATAATACACAAAAGGAGTCCAAATTATTACTCATTTAGTAATAGAATATTACTTTAAAACTTGAATTATTATGAACTATATCAATTGTCTTTAACcacatttgtttttgttttcataaGGTCACTTGGACAAGCAGCACCAGATATATCTGCATTTATCATAGCAAGAGTAGCTGCATATCCTATTTTTGAGATGATAGAAAGAGACAAAGTAAATAAAACATCCTCAAAAACTGGTCAAACCTTAACCAAATTGGAGggaaacatcaaattcaataatGTCTGTTTCAATTACCCTTCTCGTCCGGATGTAACCGTCTTCAACAACCTTTGCCTTGAGATTCCGCCGGCGAAAATCGTAGCCCTTGTGGGAGGAAGTGGATCCGGAAAAAGCACTGTAATATCATTGATTGAGAGATTCTATGAACCATGTTGTGGTCAAATACTACTAGATGGATACAATATAAAGGACCTTGATCTCAAATGGCTAAGAATGCAAATTGGACTAGTTAATCAAGAACCTGCACTTTTTGCTACAAGCATTAAGGAGAATATATTGTATGGAAAAGATGATGCAACACTTGATGAAATAAATCATGCTCTGAAGCTTTCAGATGCTCAATCTTTCATTAACAATCTCCCAGATGGATTAGAGACTAAGGTaattaaggtagcgtttgtttttagAGACGAAACTTAGTATTGTTTTTGGTAGTCAGCGAGTTTTAGTCTTTTCAATATTTTCAGAAAATAAGAGCACAGGAGAATAAAATTTTTGGGATAAAAACTGAAGCTTTAATAACATTTCTTCTCAAAAATATtctcatttaactttttaaaCTCCAAATCTACCCCTCAATCttcatatttatcttaaattaaatataataccgAAACATAATTTAGTCTCCGTCTTCCAATTTCAGtcttttaggtagcgtttgttttgaggtaccgGGAcaaagactgagagactgagactcagtatcatgtttgttagctcagagactggtactaaaatttctgtctctgttcctaaaattttagtatttcattaCCTCCAAAAAGTGAGGACAcatgggactgaaatttttagagacagagactaaaactttaataacattttatacctaaaatacgctcatttcaattaattaattccaattttaccttttgtacaaattaaattagagttttattcttgttttagttttggtctcccactttgcaccaaacagaatactgaaatttatttctgTCTCTGTATCttaatctctgtctctcagtttcagtctttcagtctctgtctctccaccaaaagTTACCTTAGTCTCCGTCTCTCTTCGAAACGTAGCCTAACTAACTGTACATTAATATATGTATGCATTTTCTGtatcaatattaatataaatcTACATGCCAAAAATGATTAATTAAAGGTCTCTAACTAGAATGATGGATGCTTTGTGTTGAAGGTTGGTGAGAGAGGAATACAACTATCTGGAGGACAGAAGCAAAGGATTGCAATATCTCGTGCCATTGTtaagaatccatcgattcttttatTGGATGAAGCAACCTCTGCTCTTGATGCAGAGTCAGAGAAGAGTGTACAAGAGGCTCTTGATGGAATCATGGTTGGTAGAACAACTTTGATTGTGGCACATAGGCTTTCTACCATTAAGAATGCAGATATTATTGTTGTTCTGAATGAAGGCAAGATTGTTGAAATTGGAAACCATGACCACCTTATTTCTAACAAAAATAGTGTTTATGCATCTCTAGTTGAAATCCAGCAGGACTCTTCTACCTCTTTGCAGCAGCACCAAACTTGTGTGGATTCTAGCATGGCACCAACTTCGAGGTAATTCGTTACAACAGAATTCTGTTATGTGCTTAACCGCTTATGAAATATGGACATACCAACTAAGTGAGCTGTCACATGTGTTATTGTTTGACATTTAGACGGTGTTTGATGAGAAAGTCTAGGGAGCCAGCACTCTTATTAAAATCTGGCCAACACTTAACTagcaaaagaaaagtgaataattccacacaattgaataaaatctcacaccattaaaaatatcaatgatggctaattgatggctacaaatcataaAACTTGCTAGCCCCTATCCTAACACTCCTCGTATTTGATTTTGAGGATAGGATAAGATAAGACATGACATTAAGAATATTATACAAATaatagagatataaaaattaacatttttatattttattttgtgataAACCGAATATAAGATAGAATAAACaacaaaaaagttttttttttcttcaaataaaatttaaaataaaaaatataattataaaaatttgataatgataataaaaaatgaaaaaataagttGTATTTTTGTCTCAGTATCTCTGTATCTTTTCTGACAAgaagaatataaaatatactaattcagtgtCCAAGATATAGATATACGGTTCTGTGTCTCTATGTCCATATATCAGTGTCCTTATAAACAAACACAATCTTAAAAATATTCTTACAATATATGTCATAGAGTAATATCCAAATCgattcataaaaatttttagttagacaatttagTTTTCAACAAATTGTAATTACTAAATtggtttccaattttttttttcattagatAAATCAATCTTTACATCAGattatattgatttaaaaattttaaaaattcttagaggcagttatatttttattcaataatgcagtaattaatttatctaattttttactaaaatttgaCCTGAagattaatttatctaataaaataaaaaataaaaaaattaattttttaattaaattcataattGAATTATCCGACTAAAAATTTCACAGAGATATTAATATTATTCTATGTCACATATACTACAGGGACATATACTACAGGGATAAGTAAAATCTACTAAagtcaatgagttatagctcaaatgacatagtttcTCCATACTTAATTAAGAGGTTCCGAGTTCGactctcctatctttggtaaaaaaaaaaaaaaaaagtaaaacctACTAAAGTTTGAATGCTTATGTTGATTATTGTAGCATATCTGGTGCAACAAGCTTGGGTGCTAGTTTTCATTCAGATAAAGAATCTGTTGGGCGTTGTGGTTATAAAGAAGCAGCAGAAAGTGTTGGAAACAAGTCAAAGCGTGTCTCAACAACAAGACTTTATTCAATGGTTGGTCGTGACTGGTATTATGGAGTTTTTGGAACCTTAGGTGCATTTATTGTTGGAGCCATGATGCCACTTTTTGCCCTTGGAATCACTCATTCTCTTGTAGTGGAATACTACATGGATTGGAACACCACAAGTCGTGAGATTACAAAAATTGCTTTTCTCTTTTGTGGAGCAGCAATTTTAGATATCACTGCTTATACCATTGAATATTTCTCTTTCGGAATCATGGGCGAGCGCCTAACTCTTCGTGTCAGAGAGAATATGTTTTCTGGTAATTGTTTTCAACTTCTTCTATCTCATATTGTGTTGGAAAATGCATCTTAGACAAATTTATGGACATTAGAAATAGAAATTTGTTTGGTTTGAGTTAATAATTAGATTGGTCTCTCAAGTTATATTTGCACTTCAATTTAATTCTTAAAGtttcaatttatttaatttagtctcCATTCTCCAACTTGGCATCTGTAACTCATGTTAATTTCTGACTCTATTTTTGTTATTGAATAGTTAACGACGTATTGAGATAGACTGACAGTTGTCGGACTGAACTTCTTAATGGCTAAGTGACGTGTTAATTGAAACTTTTTACCTCAATTACTTCATAAGAAGTCTTTAAAACCCTTAAGTGAAATTAGGATTAGGGctgcacatggatcggataatatccgcatatccgcagTAATTATCCGCATTCGATTCGAattttgcggatattatccgatccgcactatagtaggatcggattgcggatttagcagtgatatccgcggatccgatccgcaaatccgCATATCCGCACGTCTCATATAAATAAcatagtttaagaaagtaaaccctatataaattttagtgtgttgttttatgaattttatgatatattgtttttaattttttatgttgtacttcaatttagaataattaaacttaaatattgtgttattatttttttttgttattcaagagaacttttattgataatattttaggagtaaataggctcaaacaggtgaaaaatgaattttatggattttttttttgtaaaaatagccaaatagaatcttaaaatagttttttttttaaattatgcggatatacccgatatccgatccgatccgtatGCAGCCctaattaggattagaaaattgAGGTGAAAAAGTTTCAATTGTCATATCAAATAGCCGTTAAGAAGTCCAGCGTGACAGTCGTCGCACATTGTTAACAATTCTGTGATGAAAATAAGGTCAGGGACCAACATGAATCATGAATACTAAGATGGAGAACCAAATtgaataaattgaaattttgaaaactaaattaagacacaaatataactttagggactaatttaaatattaactctGATTCTATTTTTATATCTCTGTATTTCTGTGTTTACGTGCCAGGAAAGTTTTAgtgcaacttccacctcttccaTGCCAGTTAAAT
This window harbors:
- the LOC112777617 gene encoding ABC transporter B family member 10-like, translating into MSAPKQGPFSSGREISAAEEGKNKEGGGHSRKEKKVPWMKLFSFADFYDCVLMSVGSIGACVHGASVPVFFIFFGNMINVTGLAFLHPKQASHQVAKYSLDFVYLSIVILFASWTEVACWMHSGERQAAKMRMAYLRSILNQDITLFDTNASSAELISAITTDIILVQDALSEKAGNFLHYISRFVAGFAIGFARVWQISLVTLAIVPLIALAGGAYAYVSFGLLSKLKKSYLRAGEIAQEVIGNVRTVQAFSGEERAVKSYKAALMDTYKNGRKAGLAKGLGLGSMHCVLFLSWALLVWFTSIVVHKKIANGAVSFTTMLNVVISGLSLGQAAPDISAFIIARVAAYPIFEMIERDKVNKTSSKTGQTLTKLEGNIKFNNVCFNYPSRPDVTVFNNLCLEIPPAKIVALVGGSGSGKSTVISLIERFYEPCCGQILLDGYNIKDLDLKWLRMQIGLVNQEPALFATSIKENILYGKDDATLDEINHALKLSDAQSFINNLPDGLETKVGERGIQLSGGQKQRIAISRAIVKNPSILLLDEATSALDAESEKSVQEALDGIMVGRTTLIVAHRLSTIKNADIIVVLNEGKIVEIGNHDHLISNKNSVYASLVEIQQDSSTSLQQHQTCVDSSMAPTSSISGATSLGASFHSDKESVGRCGYKEAAESVGNKSKRVSTTRLYSMVGRDWYYGVFGTLGAFIVGAMMPLFALGITHSLVVEYYMDWNTTSREITKIAFLFCGAAILDITAYTIEYFSFGIMGERLTLRVRENMFSAILRNEIGWFDDTSNSSSILSSRLEADATLLKTIVVDRSTILLQNIALIVTSFIIAFTLSWRITLVVLATYPLIISGHISEKLFMKGFGGNLSKAYLKANMLAGEALSNMRTVKAFCSEEKLLRLYAKSLVEPSKRSFKRGQIAGIFYGISQFFIFSSYGLALWYGSVLMEKELSSFKSVIKSFMVLIITALAMGETLAMAPDMLKGNQMAASVFEVMDRRTSIRSDVGEELLAVEGTIELKNIHFRYPSRPDVVIFNDFNLRVPSGKTVALVGHSGSGKSSVISLILRFYDPTSGRVMIDGKDIKNLNLKSVRKHIGFVQQEPVLFATSIYDNILYGKEGASDSEIVEAAKLANAHSFINGFPEGYSTKVGERGVQLSGGQKQRIAIARAILKNPAILLLDEATSALDAESERVVQQALEKLMQNRTTVMVAHRLSTIRNAYQISVVNDGKIVEQGTHSSLIENKSGAYYKLVSLQQQNVHEHSG